AAAAAGGTTATGATTGGCTTAAAAGTGAAGAACTAATCGAACAAAATGCTTAAAAGAGGTAATGAACTTTTATTATGCAAACACACAAAAATCAAATAGAGTGGTATCTCGATAAATTTAGTTTTTTTGAAAGCAAACTGAATGGACGTTTACAATCACCCATTCATCAGATAAGGAGAAATGCTATTGAGCAATTGGCTCAGATGAATTTTCCTTCGACTAAAAATGAAGAATGGAAGTTTACAAATGTTTCTCCAATTTTAAATTATAACTTTATCCCGGCTGTCAACGCTGATTTGTATGATATTTCTAATCTTAAAATAGACCCCTACTTGCTTAAAGGTTTTGATTCACATCTTCTTGTATTCTTTAACGGAAATTTTGTAAGAAGTCTAAGCCGGCTGGAAGAATTGCCTAAAGGAATAATTCTTGACAGTCTTAGTCTTTTAGAGAAAGAAAATCCTGAACTTTTGAAAAAATATATTAATAAAATTTCGAGTATAGATAATGCATTTAATGCATTAAATACTGCTTTTGCCTACGATGGTGCAGTGTTGATTGTTCCAGATAATGTAGTAGTTGAAAAACCAATTCAAGTTTTATTTTTAAGTGAAAGTACCCAGGAAAATTTGTTAAATCAGCCTCGAAACCTTTTTGTGGTAGGCAAGAATAGTCAAGTTGAAATAATAACTAATTATCAAGGAATAAGTGCTAAAGAATATTTAAGCAACATAGTAACAGAGATTTTGGTGGGTGAAAATTCGTACGTTGATTTATATAAAGTTCAAAACGAAAGCGAGAATTCGTTTCATATAGAAAAAGTTCAGGCCTTACAAAAACGAAGCAGCGTATTTAATCATTATAATTTTGTTTTTGGCGGTTCACTTGTTAGAAATGATATTAATTCTCTTTTAGATGATGAAGGAATAGAATGTCATTTTTATGGACTATATTTGACCAACAAAAAAAGGCATGTTGATAATCATACTTTTGTAGATCATGCTAAACCAAATTGTATGAGCAATGAACTTTATAAAGGAATTATGGATGATCAGTCAAGAGGGGTTTTTAATGGCAAGATTTTAGTACGAAAAGGCGCCCAAAAAACAAATGCATATCAATCAAACAAAGCCATATTGCTTTCCGACAAGGCAATGATAGACACAAAACCACAGTTGGAAATATTTGCTGATGATGTAAAATGTTCTCATGGAGCAGCTATTGGTTCATTAGATGAAATCTCAGAGTTTTACATTCGTTCAAGAGGAGTGCCTGAGGATATTGCAAAATCAATGTTAATTAGAGCTTTTGCAAGTGATGTTGTTGAACAAGTGAAAATACCGGAGTTAAAAGAACAGTTAAATCATCTTGTATTTGAACATTTGCACAGAAAAGAAATAACCAACCAATAATAAAAGTGAAATCTGTGTTGAAAGTAGAAAATAATATTGCAGTTAAAAGAAAGTTTAATATCAACGAAGTAAGAGAAGATTTTCCTATTCTAAAAAGATTGGTGAACGATAAACCGCTTGTTTATCTTGATAATGCGGCTACAACCCAAAAACCACAGGTTGTGATTGATAGTTTGAATCACTATTACACTTACGATAATGCAAATATCCATAGAGGTCTATATTTTTTGAGCGAACTGGCTACAGAATCTTATGAAAACGCAAGACTAAAAGTTAAGGAATTTATTAATGCATTAAGTTCTTCCGAGATAATATTTGTTAGAGGAGCAACAGAAGCTATTAACTTAGTGGCTAATTCTTTTTTTATGGGGAAATATTTTAATGACGGTGATGAGATTATTATCTCTGCTATGGAACATCATTCTAATATTGTTCCATGGCAATTAATTCAGAATAAAATCGATTTGAAGCTGCGAGTAATTCCAATGAATGATGCTGGTGAACTGGATATTGATGAATACGAAAAGATGTTCTCGTCAAAAACAAAATTGGTCTCCGTTGTTTACATTTCTAATTCTTTGGGGACAATCAATCCCGTTAAGAAAATTACAGAAATTGCCCATAAAAATAATGTACCTGTTCTTTTAGATGCTGCACAAGCTGTGCCTCATATAAAAATTGATGTGCAAGAACTTGACTGTGACTTTTTAGTCTTTTCCGGTCATAAAGTTTTCGGTCCAACCGGCATTGGTGTGCTTTACGGTAAGACTGAGTACCTAGAGAGTATGCCTCCTTATCAAGGTGGAGGTGATATGATTAGAACTGTCTCTTTTGAAAAAACTACATTTGATGATTTGCCGCATAAATTTGAAGCTGGAACACCAAATATTGCCGGCGGTATTGGCTTAGGTGCTGCTATAGATTACTTAAATCAATTTGATAGAAATGAACTTACTAATTACGAAAAATTATTGCTTGATTATGCAACAGAAAAACTCCATGAGGTTGAAGGATTAAAAATAATTGGCACTGCTAAAGAGAAAGCCTCCGTTATCTCTTTTGTTATCAATGGCATTCATCCTTATGATATTGGAACAATAATAGATACAGACGGAATTGCAATTAGGACCGGTCATCACTGCACTCAGCCTGTAATGACAAGATTTAATCTTTCTGCAACAGCCAGAGCATCATTCGCTTTTTATAATACTAAAGAAGAAATTGATAAACTTGTTTTAAGTTTACTGAAAGTAAAAAAAATGTTTGCAATTTAGAGGGACTAATATGATTGATAAAGGAAAACTTGAACAGCAAATTATTTCGGTACTTAAAACTTGCTACGACCCTGAGATTCCAGTAGATATTTGGGAGCTGGGCTTAATTTACGAAATAAGAATTGATAATGATGGACAAGTTTACATCAAAATGACCTTAACATCTCCAGCTTGTCCAGTAGCTGGAAGTCTGCCAGGTGAAGTAAAAGAGAAAGTTAAAAATATTCCTGATGTTAAAGATGTTTATGTGGATTTAGTTTGGGAGCCGCGATGGGATAAAGATATGATGAGTGAAGAAGCAAAGTTAGAACTGGGGTTTATGTAAAAGCCCCACTTAAACTCTTTGAGAAACAATGGATTTCTGTTTCTTACTTGCAAGAGGAGAAATCTATAAAATTTTTCAGAAATCAATAAATAAAAAGCCTTTAACAAGGTAATTAAGGAAAGGATGTAAATATGTTCAATATAAATCTAAAACCACCAATATATGATCCTGAAGCGGTTCAACCAATGCGGGATGAACTGATTTATGTTGGCTTTGAGGAACTGCTTACCCCTCAAAGAGTTGAAGATGTTTTATCGTTAAAAGATGATAAAACAACTTTAGTAATGATTAACTCCGTCTGTGGATGCGCTGCAGGAAGTGCACGACCTGGAGTTACTCTTTCTCTTCAACATAATGTAATTCCAGATAGGCTTGTTACTGTGTTTGCTGGCCAAGATAGAGATGCAGTGGATTACCTGCGCGAAAAATATTTGAGCGCTTATCCGCCATCTTCTCCTTCATTAGCGTTGATTAAAAATTGTGAAGTTATTTTTATGATGCCGCGATATAAATTTGAAGGTAGATACCCTGAAGAAATTTCAGAAGATTTGAGAAAAATTTACGACCAGCATTGCGGCAGAAAAGGTCCATCTATTTCTGAAGAAAAATATGCTAAACTTGTTCATGCAAAAGCATGTGGTTCAAAAATACCATTGGCTTAACTATAAATCCCTTCCCAAATGGAAGGGAGTTCTTAAATTTTAAAAAATGATGGTGTATGAAATTTAGTGCACAGGAAGAATATGGCTTGAGATGTATGTTAAGGATTGCAAAGTTTTATGACGTTGGCAAATCTTTAACTATACCCGAAATAAGCAGAGCTGAAGGCATTTCTGAACATAATACTGGAAAAATTTTAAGGATACTTCGATTGGGAGGACTGCTGGAGGCTGAACGGGGTCAATTGGGTGGTTATACTTTATCACGCCCACCCGAAAAGATTTTGGTAGGTGATGTCCTTCAAATATTAGGAGGCAGATTGTACGATGATAGCTTTTGTCAATCACATACCGGAATAGCAGATATTTGTACAAACTCAATTGATTGTTCTGTACGCTCACTTTGGAAGTTAATTCAAGATGCCGTTGATGGAGTTGTTCGTAACCTTACTTTAAAAGATTTGCTCGGCACGGAAAGTAATTTGTTTAAAATGTTTAATCTCCATGCCACAAGTAGAAATTAGTTAACCTCCAGTAAAAAGTATAACTCATAAGTAAATAGAATAGTTAATTAATCCAATTAGAAATGAGTTTTACATAAGGCAGACATGCCCCAACAAACAGTGTAATTCCATAATCAATATAATTATGACAACTGACTTATAATTTATTTAATCAACAATACTTACACCTTAGTTAAACAGAGTTCCGACCTACTGTAAGTCGGTTCGCCTTACCGACCACAAGGATTATAGTAAGTCGGTTCGCTGAACCGACTACAACAAGCCTTTGAAAATAATGAACTTAAAAAAGCATAAACTACAGTGTCTAAAAATTTTTTCTTTGAACTGAAGCAGTCAAATATTTATATTCGTATAATTCTTATTGAGGTAAAGTTGACTACAAAAAAAATAATTATTGGAAGTGTGTTTGCTTTTTTTATTATGCTTTTTCTGAACTCATGCTGTTCATGTGGAGGAGAAATAAAAAATGAAAACACAGTTAAAGGCTATATAACAATGGTAGGCAACGAACCTTTTGCCCGTCTTGCTGTAATGGTAGATACTAATAAAGTCTATCTGCTTGATTGTGATAGCAAGTTGAAAGAGGAATTAATGAAAAATCAAGGCGCATATTATACTATTGAATTTAAGGATAGTAAATACGAGCATGGCACAACTGTATTAATTGTTAACAAGGCAATACCACTTAATAAAAAATAATCGAAGCGAGTGACCAAATGAAAAAAATAATATATCTCACCTTGACTTTTTACATGCTGATTGCGGCTAAAACTCCAGCTCAGAAAAGAGAAAATTTAACAGTGGCAATTGAAGCTAAAACTCAAAAAGAAAGTTTAGCACAAAACCAAAATAAAAGCTATCCAGTTGATGCTAGACCATTTCTCGAAAAATTCTACAAGGCAAATGGAATTGATTTATCAGAACTAAGCAAAACTTATAACCCCACGTTAAAAAAAGCTGCAGCTTGGAATTTTAATGTGGGGGATTCTCATTATTGGTATGCAGCAAATTTTGTTACAAACAATTATGATTATCTTCCTACAACATGTCGTGCAGTAGGTACTCATTGCTACATTTTTGTTGTTGACAGTCTATGGCAAAAAGGATATGTAACACAAGCTGCTGTAGATAGTGTAGAGGCAAATTTTGATTCGCGCACTCCAGCAAATTCAAATAAAGGAATTTATGATACTGAAAAAGAAATATTTGGTAATCCACCGGATTACTTTGATAATGATCCTAAAATAATTATTGTTATTTTGGATATAAAAGATGGTTGGACCCCCAACTCTCAAGGTGGTTTTATCGCTGGCTTTTTTGATTACACAAATCAGTATAGCAAATCACTAACAAATGGTCACAGTAACGAAGCGGAAATGTATTATCTTGATGCTTACCCATTGAATTTAAAAGTAGAGAGTGAAATTAAAAAAGGCATGCGTACCACAGCTCATGAATTCCAGCATATGATTCATTTTAATTATTTTCCTACGAAAGACGTAACATTTTTTGATGAAGGATTTTCAGAGGTTGCTGCGGTTATTTGTGGATATCCGTTTTATTCCTCGGGCAGTTACCAGGATGAATCGAATATATTTCTGCTTAATTGGCGTGGGAGCGATGATCCAAAAGTGTTAAACGATTATTCACGCGCGGCGAGATTTACCCTTTACTTAAAAGAACAATTTGGAAATCAGATATTTACTAAGTATATGCTTAACCAAATAAAGGGAATTTCTGGGTTAAATTATGCTCTTAACCAAATTGGAAGCACAAGGCGTTTCAACGATATTTTAGTTGATTTCTTTATAGCAAATTACTTGAACAACAAAACTGTTAATCCCAAATGGGGATACGATTATCCCGGCATCCCTAAGATGAAATCGATTGTGTATGGCAATCCTAATGTACCACAAACAAACAGCAGCATTTATAAACTTGCTTCTATGTATTTAACTTTTCCCCAGGGGTCTAACCTTTCTGTTAACGTAAACAATAATAATCAGACTGCAATAAAAGCAAAAGCAATTAAAATTGGCAGCGGTACAGCTGCAGTAGAAGATATAACTATGAATTCAAACTTTAGTGTTTCAGGTTTTGGGACAACATACAATGAAATTACTGTTCTTGTTTACCACAATGATGATAACGCTTCCAGCAACGGGCCATTTTCTTTTTCTTACTCTGCTTCCGGCACTGCCAATAATGCACCAATTGAAATTGCGTATGATAATGGAGAACCCAAATATGCGCAAGTAGACAATTTAATAGCGAATGATTCTGTTGGTGTCGTTTTTTCTGGATTACCCGGTGCTAAACTTGATTCAATTAGGGTTGCATTAAGGCAGGCTGGTTCTATGAGCGGTGGGATATGGAAGTACACTGGAGTATTACAACCATCTCCTTTTGCTGCAAAACTGGCATCCTTTATCGCAACATCTAATATTTCTGTCAGACCACCAGTACCTTATCCGGTACCATACAACAATTGGGTTAAAGTAGACCTTCAGCAATATAACATTGATGTTTCTCAAGATTTTGTTGTGTCATTTGTTATGGCTGGCACTTATGCAAGTGATGGTTCAGGAGATAATAGGGTTATGGTTGGCGAGGTAGCTGGAAGTTATCCTTATCCAAGTATTACATACCTACATCAACCATCTAGTGGTTCCCCAAGATGGGTTTACATTGTAGGTGATGGAACAATTTATCCATATTTGATAAGAGCTTATGTCAGTTATCCAACTTCTGTTTCAAATGAGCCCATAGAATTACTTCCAAGTGCTTATTCACTTGAACAAAACTATCCGAACCCATTTAATCCATCTACCACAATTAAGTTTAGTTTGCCAAAAAAAGAATTTGTAAAATTGAAAGTATACGATTTATTAGGAAGAGAAATTGCAACCCTAATTGATGGTGAATTAAGTCAAGGTGAGCATTCGGTTAATTTTGATGCTAAAGGTCTCGCAAGTGGGGTTTATATTTACCGTTTAGTGACTGATAAATATAATAGTGCTAAAAAGATGATTTTACTGAGATAGATTTTCAAAATCTCTGCGTTCTCTGCGTCTTTGCGGTTTCACTAAGACTTAACCGCAGAGGCGCGGAGAACGCAGAGGAATAATAAAAAATTCTCAGCGACTTTGCGAGAAACAAAGTTAATTTCACGCAGAGACGCAAAGGAGCCAAGACGCAAAGGTTTACGTAGAAATTTAGGATTTATTTAGCTGCTGCTGGTTCCTTAATAAATATTTTTTGCAGTTCTCTTTTAATTCGATTTTTATAAGCACCCTTGTGGTATGCGTAACCTGCAATAAGTGGCATTGCTAAAGTAGCTTCTGAATAGACCATTTGTTCGAAAGCCTGGTCAACTTTTCCCCATGAAGATGCTTCTTTCAGCGTTGAACTTGAAAGAGCACCGTCTCTAACATCTGCAACTGTAATTTGAATAGCATATTTGTGCATAGGTACATTTTCTTGTAAAATATCAGCTGCAACTACAATATCCTGTGTGAAATTTTTAGGAACGCCGCCGCCTACCATAAAAATTCCTGTCTCTTTGCTGTTTAGTTTTATTTGAGTTAATTCAAGAAAATCTTTACCAGAATCAAATGAAAGATGTCTATCCGGATTATTTGTTTGGTGCATTACAATTCCAAATCCAGCTGAGCAATCAGAAAAAGCAGGGACAAAAATTGGAACATTATTTTTATAAGCAGCATAGATTACGCTGTCGCTAACTTTTGGTCCGCCGTTTTCATCAAGATATTTGCCGAAATGCCATAATAATTCACGTGATGAGTATGGCCTTGGTTCCAAACTATTAAAAATTTTTGCTGTAGTTTCATCGCAGATTCTCAGTTCATCTTCGTCAATAAATGTGTCATATATTCTATCGATATGTAAATCGCGTAATTCATTGTCGTCTACAAAAGGTGAGCCAATATAATGTTTAAATCCTAAAGCCTCAAAAAAGTCTTGGTCAACCATAATAGCTCCAGTAGAGACAATAACATCTACCATATTATTATCCACCAAATCGAAAACAACCTTTTTTAGTCCTGCACTAAATAAACTTCCGGCAAGAGTCAAAATAACGGTACAATCTTTATCCTGCAGCATCCGCTCATAAATGTTTGCCGCACGATACAAGTCTCTAGCGGAAAAAGCCATGTGCTGCATCGAGTCGACGAGTTTAACAACATTATGTTCTTTTATATCGATATGTTTGATTATACTTTTAAGATAATCTTTTTTTGAGCGCATGTTCTCTTCCTTTTTTTATGTTAATTTTTATTCAATTATAAATAATTTTTATGATATATTCATATTAGGTGTAGATTAGCTACAAACATGATTTGAAAGATACCTTTTTAAATTTCTGATGTGTGTACATAATTAAAAAAACCACTTAGCTATTTTCAAAATTCCTTGTTTCCATGGTACTCTGTGAGAAACACCGGATTGATTTTTAAATGACTCTAAATTCTCTATATACCATTTAAAATTTCTAATAAGAGCATCTTTATTTGAGTACTTAGGAGTAAATCCTAATATTTTTTCAGCTTTTTCAACCGAAACAAAAGAATCTTTTGACGCTGTTTCATATACCCATTTATACAAAGGTGAAAGGTTTAATTTTTCTAAAATTCTTAAAGAAAAGATAATTGGTTTTTCTGGGAGACTAATAATTTTTTTACCATAACCTGCATAATCAAGTACAGCTTGATAGTCTTCCCTCATAGTAGTAAATACTTTTGCACCTATATTAAAAATATCATTTACCTTTTCATTCGGCAGAGTAATAATTAAATAAATTGCTTCACAAAGGTCTTCTACATCAAGCAGCTGATATCGGTTATCACCTTTGCCAATCATTGGGAAGTTGTGACCTGTATAAGCCCAATCATATAGTAATGCAAAAACACCCAAACGCTCTGGACCTATAAATGATTTGGGTCTTATTATGGGAACGCACATTCCTTTATTACGATATTCTAAACAAATTTTTTCAGCTTCAACTTTTGCTTTGCCGTATGGACCGACACCGTCAAGTTTATCATCTTCATAAATTGGGTGATGATCTGGAATGCCGTAAACAGCAGTTGATGAGATGTGAATAAATTTTTTTATATTTTTTTTATATGCAACTTCTAAAAGTAATTTAGTGCCGTCGATGCCGGTACTAATTATGTCTTTTTCCGGATATAAAGGCAGAGCCATTGCAGAATGAACAACATAATCGCAGTTTTCCATTGCTCTTTCCACACTTTCACGAGTACGAATATCACCAATAATTATTTTAACTTTATCTTTAACATCGGGGTAATCAAAAGGGGCGTAATCTAAAGAACTAACTTCGGCACCTTTTTTTAGTAAATATCTAATTAAATTAATCCCCAAAAAGCCTGCACCGCCAGTTATCAGTACTCTCATAAGAATTTTTTTACGTAAAAATAATCATTATTTCGAACTTTTTTCTATAAGTTAAGTTACCATGTAATTTTTTCGCTGCTGTCCAAAATAATTTTGAAATCAAATTCCGAAGGGATGAATTACCAAATAAATTTAGAAGACTTCAAGATTTTGGACTATTCTACTTGTCTTGTAAATCAATCCCTATCTCGTCCCTACGGGACTTTTAACTTCAGTTTGATATTTATTTATTCTATAACTATATAATCCCTAAAGGGATTAGATTGGTTTAAGGATAATCAAAGCTTTATTATCCCCTCAGGACAAAATATTTATAGGATAAAGAACAAAGAAATAGATTAAGTCCCTTTAGGGACGAAATAAAAAATATATTGGACAGATATGAATTTTTTATGAAATTTATTTAATTAATTGGAAAATAAATTTTGCTAATATCAATGCAGCAGCTTTTTATTTAATAATTTTTTCTGATTTAATATGGTTAAATACAAGAGCAAGAAAAACTTTTAAAGCATCTAAACCTTGACATTTAAGGCACTTGCAAATATATTTAGGCTCTTTCAAAAAATTTTTTCCTAATTGGAGGCAAAATTGAAAAGGGAAAGGCTGACAAAATTTATTAAACAAGAGGATGCGGCTCAGAAATGGTATCTGGTAGATGCTAAGGATCAGGTATTGGGAAGATTAGCTGCCAACGTTGCTAAAATTATTAGGGGTAAGCATAAACCAATTTTCACCCCTAACATGGATACAGGGGAT
This genomic interval from Melioribacteraceae bacterium 4301-Me contains the following:
- a CDS encoding SUF system Fe-S cluster assembly protein, giving the protein MIDKGKLEQQIISVLKTCYDPEIPVDIWELGLIYEIRIDNDGQVYIKMTLTSPACPVAGSLPGEVKEKVKNIPDVKDVYVDLVWEPRWDKDMMSEEAKLELGFM
- a CDS encoding deoxyhypusine synthase, with the protein product MRSKKDYLKSIIKHIDIKEHNVVKLVDSMQHMAFSARDLYRAANIYERMLQDKDCTVILTLAGSLFSAGLKKVVFDLVDNNMVDVIVSTGAIMVDQDFFEALGFKHYIGSPFVDDNELRDLHIDRIYDTFIDEDELRICDETTAKIFNSLEPRPYSSRELLWHFGKYLDENGGPKVSDSVIYAAYKNNVPIFVPAFSDCSAGFGIVMHQTNNPDRHLSFDSGKDFLELTQIKLNSKETGIFMVGGGVPKNFTQDIVVAADILQENVPMHKYAIQITVADVRDGALSSSTLKEASSWGKVDQAFEQMVYSEATLAMPLIAGYAYHKGAYKNRIKRELQKIFIKEPAAAK
- a CDS encoding NAD-dependent epimerase/dehydratase family protein — protein: MRVLITGGAGFLGINLIRYLLKKGAEVSSLDYAPFDYPDVKDKVKIIIGDIRTRESVERAMENCDYVVHSAMALPLYPEKDIISTGIDGTKLLLEVAYKKNIKKFIHISSTAVYGIPDHHPIYEDDKLDGVGPYGKAKVEAEKICLEYRNKGMCVPIIRPKSFIGPERLGVFALLYDWAYTGHNFPMIGKGDNRYQLLDVEDLCEAIYLIITLPNEKVNDIFNIGAKVFTTMREDYQAVLDYAGYGKKIISLPEKPIIFSLRILEKLNLSPLYKWVYETASKDSFVSVEKAEKILGFTPKYSNKDALIRNFKWYIENLESFKNQSGVSHRVPWKQGILKIAKWFF
- a CDS encoding BrxA/BrxB family bacilliredoxin; amino-acid sequence: MFNINLKPPIYDPEAVQPMRDELIYVGFEELLTPQRVEDVLSLKDDKTTLVMINSVCGCAAGSARPGVTLSLQHNVIPDRLVTVFAGQDRDAVDYLREKYLSAYPPSSPSLALIKNCEVIFMMPRYKFEGRYPEEISEDLRKIYDQHCGRKGPSISEEKYAKLVHAKACGSKIPLA
- a CDS encoding Rrf2 family transcriptional regulator, with translation MKFSAQEEYGLRCMLRIAKFYDVGKSLTIPEISRAEGISEHNTGKILRILRLGGLLEAERGQLGGYTLSRPPEKILVGDVLQILGGRLYDDSFCQSHTGIADICTNSIDCSVRSLWKLIQDAVDGVVRNLTLKDLLGTESNLFKMFNLHATSRN
- a CDS encoding T9SS type A sorting domain-containing protein, which produces MKKIIYLTLTFYMLIAAKTPAQKRENLTVAIEAKTQKESLAQNQNKSYPVDARPFLEKFYKANGIDLSELSKTYNPTLKKAAAWNFNVGDSHYWYAANFVTNNYDYLPTTCRAVGTHCYIFVVDSLWQKGYVTQAAVDSVEANFDSRTPANSNKGIYDTEKEIFGNPPDYFDNDPKIIIVILDIKDGWTPNSQGGFIAGFFDYTNQYSKSLTNGHSNEAEMYYLDAYPLNLKVESEIKKGMRTTAHEFQHMIHFNYFPTKDVTFFDEGFSEVAAVICGYPFYSSGSYQDESNIFLLNWRGSDDPKVLNDYSRAARFTLYLKEQFGNQIFTKYMLNQIKGISGLNYALNQIGSTRRFNDILVDFFIANYLNNKTVNPKWGYDYPGIPKMKSIVYGNPNVPQTNSSIYKLASMYLTFPQGSNLSVNVNNNNQTAIKAKAIKIGSGTAAVEDITMNSNFSVSGFGTTYNEITVLVYHNDDNASSNGPFSFSYSASGTANNAPIEIAYDNGEPKYAQVDNLIANDSVGVVFSGLPGAKLDSIRVALRQAGSMSGGIWKYTGVLQPSPFAAKLASFIATSNISVRPPVPYPVPYNNWVKVDLQQYNIDVSQDFVVSFVMAGTYASDGSGDNRVMVGEVAGSYPYPSITYLHQPSSGSPRWVYIVGDGTIYPYLIRAYVSYPTSVSNEPIELLPSAYSLEQNYPNPFNPSTTIKFSLPKKEFVKLKVYDLLGREIATLIDGELSQGEHSVNFDAKGLASGVYIYRLVTDKYNSAKKMILLR
- a CDS encoding SufS family cysteine desulfurase produces the protein MLKVENNIAVKRKFNINEVREDFPILKRLVNDKPLVYLDNAATTQKPQVVIDSLNHYYTYDNANIHRGLYFLSELATESYENARLKVKEFINALSSSEIIFVRGATEAINLVANSFFMGKYFNDGDEIIISAMEHHSNIVPWQLIQNKIDLKLRVIPMNDAGELDIDEYEKMFSSKTKLVSVVYISNSLGTINPVKKITEIAHKNNVPVLLDAAQAVPHIKIDVQELDCDFLVFSGHKVFGPTGIGVLYGKTEYLESMPPYQGGGDMIRTVSFEKTTFDDLPHKFEAGTPNIAGGIGLGAAIDYLNQFDRNELTNYEKLLLDYATEKLHEVEGLKIIGTAKEKASVISFVINGIHPYDIGTIIDTDGIAIRTGHHCTQPVMTRFNLSATARASFAFYNTKEEIDKLVLSLLKVKKMFAI
- the sufD gene encoding Fe-S cluster assembly protein SufD, which gives rise to MQTHKNQIEWYLDKFSFFESKLNGRLQSPIHQIRRNAIEQLAQMNFPSTKNEEWKFTNVSPILNYNFIPAVNADLYDISNLKIDPYLLKGFDSHLLVFFNGNFVRSLSRLEELPKGIILDSLSLLEKENPELLKKYINKISSIDNAFNALNTAFAYDGAVLIVPDNVVVEKPIQVLFLSESTQENLLNQPRNLFVVGKNSQVEIITNYQGISAKEYLSNIVTEILVGENSYVDLYKVQNESENSFHIEKVQALQKRSSVFNHYNFVFGGSLVRNDINSLLDDEGIECHFYGLYLTNKKRHVDNHTFVDHAKPNCMSNELYKGIMDDQSRGVFNGKILVRKGAQKTNAYQSNKAILLSDKAMIDTKPQLEIFADDVKCSHGAAIGSLDEISEFYIRSRGVPEDIAKSMLIRAFASDVVEQVKIPELKEQLNHLVFEHLHRKEITNQ